The Streptomyces kanamyceticus genome window below encodes:
- a CDS encoding 3'-5' exonuclease: protein MGWHRELLIGFDLETTGTDPGEARIVTGAVIEVKAGETLGRREWLADPGVPIPAEAVAVHGITDERAAAEGRPAAEVADALADVLTTYWQSGVPVVAYNAVFDLSLLSAELRRHGLPSLRERLGGVDPGPVIDPYTIDRSVDRYRRGKRNLAAVCAEYGVVLESAHNASADAQAAARLACAIAERHGKVAALGPAELHRRQVAWYAEWAADFQNFLRKKGDADAVVDGVWPLREG from the coding sequence ATGGGCTGGCACCGGGAGCTGCTGATCGGTTTCGACCTGGAGACGACAGGGACGGATCCGGGCGAGGCGCGCATCGTCACGGGCGCGGTGATCGAGGTCAAGGCGGGCGAGACGCTGGGCCGCCGCGAGTGGCTGGCGGATCCGGGGGTCCCGATCCCGGCGGAGGCCGTCGCGGTGCACGGCATCACGGACGAGCGCGCGGCGGCCGAGGGCCGGCCCGCCGCAGAGGTGGCGGACGCCCTCGCGGACGTCCTCACCACGTACTGGCAATCGGGCGTGCCGGTCGTCGCGTACAACGCGGTCTTCGACCTGAGCCTGCTCTCCGCGGAGCTGCGGCGGCACGGCCTGCCGTCCCTGCGCGAGCGGCTCGGTGGCGTCGACCCCGGGCCTGTCATCGATCCGTACACGATCGACCGCTCCGTGGACCGCTACCGCAGGGGCAAGCGGAACCTGGCGGCGGTCTGTGCGGAGTACGGGGTGGTCCTCGAATCCGCCCACAACGCCTCGGCGGACGCCCAGGCGGCGGCGCGCCTCGCCTGCGCGATAGCCGAGCGGCACGGGAAGGTCGCCGCGCTCGGTCCCGCGGAGCTCCATCGGCGCCAGGTCGCGTGGTACGCGGAGTGGGCGGCGGACTTCCAGAACTTCCTCCGGAAGAAGGGGGACGCTGACGCGGTCGTGGACGGGGTGTGGCCTCTCCGAGAGGGCTGA
- a CDS encoding SAV2148 family HEPN domain-containing protein, which yields MSSGGRELPPGDEGHEGSSVDVPPGAVSLARPMEMGSQIGPELDWGTDAWREVRTRAQRAGRAYIWLNLVEQRLRAVVAAVLRPVYEPVHADDWVVAAAGPAGQEWVQRAVAVREVSRRKGYLLDPADDNVLSFLTLPQLRELMVQHWPCFEPYFDDRRDVELALDELEVTRNVVSRNRALSETVLAQAERASAKLLDILGAGTDTPSARRLPVDAVEDLVGDRYADVVAVHPDRVRLLRQFPAEDIFDGARRLDAIGIGLNLLVQNFSGRRLVRLAESGCRVRLLFLNPASSAVKRRERELGLKKGELSRSVEMNILHSRRVRARLRDPGAFEIQVFDETPRFTAYLVDGDGADGIAVVQSYLRRTRGMEAPVLVLRGGGRVVKPGDPGEGGLFTTYREEFELAWADSRPVS from the coding sequence GTGAGCTCGGGTGGGCGGGAGCTGCCCCCTGGTGACGAGGGTCACGAGGGGAGCTCCGTGGACGTTCCCCCCGGGGCGGTGTCCTTGGCGCGGCCGATGGAGATGGGATCTCAGATCGGACCGGAACTGGACTGGGGCACGGACGCCTGGCGCGAGGTCCGCACCCGCGCCCAGCGGGCCGGACGGGCCTACATCTGGCTGAACCTGGTGGAACAGCGGCTGCGCGCGGTCGTGGCCGCTGTTCTGCGTCCCGTCTACGAACCCGTCCACGCGGACGACTGGGTGGTGGCCGCCGCGGGCCCTGCGGGCCAGGAGTGGGTGCAGCGGGCCGTCGCCGTACGCGAGGTGAGCCGCCGCAAGGGCTATCTGCTCGACCCGGCCGACGACAACGTCCTCAGCTTCCTCACCCTGCCCCAGCTGCGCGAGCTGATGGTGCAGCACTGGCCCTGCTTCGAGCCGTACTTCGACGACCGGCGCGACGTCGAACTGGCCCTGGACGAACTGGAAGTCACCCGCAACGTCGTCTCCCGCAACCGCGCCCTGTCCGAGACGGTCCTCGCCCAGGCCGAGCGCGCGTCGGCCAAGCTCCTGGACATACTCGGCGCGGGCACCGACACGCCCTCCGCGCGGCGCCTGCCCGTCGACGCCGTCGAGGACCTGGTCGGTGACCGCTACGCGGACGTGGTGGCCGTGCACCCGGACCGGGTGCGGCTGCTCCGGCAGTTCCCCGCCGAGGACATCTTCGACGGCGCGCGCCGCCTCGACGCGATCGGCATAGGCCTCAACCTCCTCGTACAGAACTTCTCCGGGCGCCGCCTGGTCAGGCTCGCCGAGTCCGGCTGCCGGGTGCGGCTGCTCTTCCTGAACCCCGCGAGCAGCGCGGTCAAGCGCAGGGAACGTGAACTGGGCTTGAAGAAGGGCGAGTTGAGCCGTTCCGTCGAGATGAACATCCTGCATTCGCGCCGGGTGCGGGCCCGGCTGCGCGATCCCGGCGCCTTCGAGATCCAGGTCTTCGACGAGACGCCGCGGTTCACGGCGTATCTGGTCGACGGCGACGGCGCGGACGGCATCGCCGTCGTCCAGTCGTACCTGCGCAGGACCCGCGGGATGGAGGCGCCGGTGCTCGTGCTGCGCGGCGGCGGCCGGGTGGTGAAGCCGGGCGATCCCGGCGAGGGGGGGCTCTTCACGACCTACCGTGAGGAGTTCGAGCTGGCCTGGGCGGACTCGCGGCCAGTGTCGTGA
- a CDS encoding copper amine oxidase, which translates to MHVNRLSRARKKATLAFAVAALIGGAATVASPASATPQAPPSAPAAAADCSDAYKIEQTVDGGTTWRMCWHYNTLSGLILDKISYQPKGEPKPIPVLTSARLAQVHVPYDDGQAEYDDVTGTDFGQALQNLNPGECPGGTIKTVKVPQRGNVKGLCATTRARGHAYRLNDDESTGGTGKVYTGQGKDLLVYTVNKASWYEYITEWRFSSDGTITSQVGATGSLSPYDYDGGDDRGWPIGKGDQAKAESHAHNVFWRLNFGLDGSPKAKVEQYDSKVTPPTGQGSPTTKTTRTKVTKELAGDRKDMRWWRVVSGAGKNKDGHPRSYEIVPGPSNKHAGRPYTKHDVYFTEYKKCEQYASQNPGCANGVPTSVDKWVNGQTLTHPVTWVHIGFHHIARDEDQQPMPVHWQGFSLAARDVTAMSPLTPQDLANQNGQPPLGG; encoded by the coding sequence ATGCACGTCAACAGACTTTCGCGCGCCCGCAAGAAGGCCACCCTGGCCTTCGCGGTCGCCGCGCTGATCGGCGGTGCGGCCACGGTCGCGTCGCCCGCCTCCGCGACCCCGCAGGCGCCGCCGAGCGCCCCCGCGGCGGCCGCCGACTGCAGTGACGCCTACAAGATCGAGCAGACCGTCGACGGCGGCACGACCTGGCGCATGTGCTGGCACTACAACACGCTCTCCGGTCTGATCCTCGACAAGATCAGCTACCAGCCCAAGGGCGAACCGAAGCCCATACCCGTCCTGACCAGCGCCCGCCTCGCGCAGGTCCACGTGCCCTACGACGACGGCCAGGCCGAGTACGACGACGTCACCGGCACCGACTTCGGCCAGGCCCTGCAGAACCTCAACCCCGGGGAGTGTCCCGGCGGCACCATCAAGACCGTGAAGGTCCCGCAGCGGGGCAACGTGAAGGGCCTGTGCGCCACCACGCGCGCGCGTGGGCACGCGTACCGCCTCAACGACGACGAGAGCACCGGCGGCACCGGCAAGGTCTACACCGGCCAGGGCAAGGACCTGCTCGTCTACACCGTCAACAAGGCCTCCTGGTACGAGTACATCACCGAGTGGCGCTTCTCCTCGGACGGCACCATCACCTCCCAGGTCGGCGCGACCGGCAGCCTCTCGCCGTACGACTACGACGGCGGCGACGACCGCGGCTGGCCCATCGGCAAGGGCGACCAGGCCAAGGCGGAGAGCCACGCGCACAACGTCTTCTGGCGGCTCAACTTCGGCCTGGACGGCTCCCCGAAGGCCAAGGTCGAGCAGTACGACTCCAAGGTCACCCCGCCCACCGGGCAGGGCAGCCCCACCACCAAGACCACCCGCACCAAGGTCACCAAGGAACTCGCGGGTGACCGCAAGGACATGCGCTGGTGGCGCGTGGTCAGCGGGGCGGGCAAGAACAAGGACGGCCACCCGCGCTCGTACGAGATCGTGCCGGGCCCCAGCAACAAGCACGCCGGGCGCCCCTACACCAAGCACGACGTGTACTTCACCGAGTACAAGAAGTGCGAGCAGTACGCGAGCCAGAACCCCGGGTGTGCCAACGGCGTGCCGACCAGCGTCGACAAGTGGGTGAACGGCCAGACCCTCACTCACCCCGTCACCTGGGTCCACATCGGCTTCCACCACATCGCGCGTGACGAGGACCAGCAGCCGATGCCGGTCCACTGGCAGGGCTTCTCGCTGGCCGCACGCGACGTCACCGCTATGAGCCCGCTCACTCCGCAGGACCTGGCGAACCAGAACGGCCAGCCCCCGCTGGGTGGTTGA
- the glgX gene encoding glycogen debranching protein GlgX, which produces MQVWPGQAYPLGATYDGAGTNFAVFSEAAERVELCLLHDDGSETAIELRESDAFVRHAYLPGIMPGQRYGFRVHGPYAPEQGHRCNSAKLLLDPYARAVSGRVEWGEEVYGYHFDEPDERNDLDSAPHMMTSVVVNPYFDWGDDRPPRTPYHQTVIYEAHVKGLTMLHPDLPDELRGSYAALGHPAIIEHLTELGVTALELMPVHQFVNDHRLVDMGLNNYWGYNTIGFFAPHNAYASWGDRGEQVLEFKQAVKALHAADIEVILDVVYNHTAEGNHLGPTLSYKGLDNASYYRLTDDPRYYMDTTGTGNSLLMRSPHVLQMIMDSLRHWVTDMHVDGFRFDLAATLARQFHEVDRLSSFFDLVQQDPVVSQVKLIAEPWDVGEGGYQVGNFPALWTEWNGMYRDTVRDLWRGEQRTLAEFASRLTGSSDLYQDDGRRPLASINFTTCHDGFTLHDLVAYNDKHNEANGEGNQDGESHNRSWNCGAEGETDDPGVLALRARQMRNFIATLMLSQGVPMLSHGDEFARTQGGNNNAYCQDNEVAWVRWPEGESSPLAFTRAMAMLRRDHPVFRRRRFFHGRPVQGTHDELSDIAWFTPEGDEMTEGDWSASQARALSVFLNGNAISEPGPRDERITDDSFLLMFNASPEPLEFVVPVNHGRQWQVVVDTALEDGVPPDTGQKVRAGDRITLADRCLTVLQRPA; this is translated from the coding sequence ATGCAGGTCTGGCCTGGGCAGGCGTACCCGTTAGGTGCCACATACGACGGAGCCGGTACGAACTTCGCGGTCTTCTCCGAGGCCGCAGAGCGCGTGGAGCTGTGCCTTCTGCACGACGACGGCTCCGAGACAGCCATCGAGCTGCGCGAGTCCGACGCCTTCGTGCGGCACGCGTACCTCCCCGGCATCATGCCGGGCCAGCGGTACGGCTTCCGCGTGCACGGTCCCTACGCACCCGAGCAGGGGCACCGCTGCAACTCGGCGAAGTTGCTGCTCGATCCGTACGCGCGCGCGGTGAGCGGGCGCGTCGAGTGGGGCGAGGAGGTGTACGGCTACCACTTCGACGAGCCCGACGAGCGCAACGACCTGGACTCGGCGCCGCACATGATGACGTCGGTGGTGGTCAATCCGTACTTCGACTGGGGCGACGACCGGCCGCCGCGCACTCCGTACCACCAGACCGTGATCTACGAGGCCCACGTGAAGGGCCTGACGATGCTCCATCCGGACCTGCCGGACGAGCTGCGTGGTTCGTACGCCGCGCTCGGGCATCCGGCGATCATCGAGCACCTCACCGAACTGGGCGTGACGGCACTGGAGTTGATGCCGGTCCACCAGTTCGTGAACGACCACCGCCTGGTGGACATGGGCCTCAACAACTACTGGGGCTACAACACCATCGGCTTCTTCGCCCCGCACAACGCGTACGCCTCCTGGGGCGACAGGGGCGAGCAGGTCCTGGAGTTCAAGCAGGCCGTCAAGGCGCTGCACGCGGCGGACATCGAGGTGATCCTCGACGTCGTCTACAACCACACGGCCGAGGGCAACCACCTGGGCCCCACGCTCTCCTACAAGGGCCTGGACAACGCCTCGTATTACCGCCTGACGGACGATCCCCGCTACTACATGGACACCACGGGGACGGGCAACTCGCTCCTGATGCGGTCGCCGCACGTCCTCCAGATGATCATGGATTCGTTGCGGCACTGGGTCACGGACATGCACGTCGACGGGTTCCGCTTCGACCTCGCGGCCACCCTGGCGCGGCAGTTCCACGAGGTGGACCGGCTCTCGTCCTTCTTCGACCTGGTGCAGCAGGACCCGGTGGTGAGCCAGGTGAAGCTGATCGCCGAGCCCTGGGACGTCGGCGAGGGCGGCTATCAGGTGGGCAACTTCCCCGCGCTGTGGACCGAGTGGAACGGCATGTACCGCGACACGGTCCGCGACCTGTGGCGGGGCGAGCAGCGCACGCTCGCGGAGTTCGCGTCCCGGCTCACCGGCTCGTCCGACCTCTACCAGGACGACGGGCGGCGCCCGTTGGCCTCGATCAACTTCACCACCTGCCACGACGGCTTCACGCTGCACGACCTCGTCGCGTACAACGACAAGCACAACGAGGCCAACGGCGAGGGCAACCAGGACGGCGAGAGCCACAACCGGTCCTGGAACTGCGGCGCGGAGGGCGAGACGGACGATCCCGGCGTGCTCGCGCTGCGGGCGCGGCAGATGCGGAACTTCATCGCCACGCTGATGCTCTCCCAGGGCGTGCCGATGCTCAGCCACGGCGACGAGTTCGCGCGCACCCAGGGCGGCAACAACAACGCCTACTGCCAGGACAACGAGGTGGCGTGGGTGCGCTGGCCGGAGGGCGAGAGCTCGCCGCTCGCCTTCACGCGCGCGATGGCCATGCTCCGGCGCGACCATCCGGTCTTCCGCAGGCGCCGGTTCTTCCACGGCAGGCCCGTGCAGGGCACCCACGACGAGCTCTCCGACATCGCCTGGTTCACGCCGGAGGGCGACGAGATGACGGAGGGCGACTGGAGTGCCTCGCAGGCGCGGGCGCTGAGCGTGTTCCTGAACGGCAACGCGATCTCGGAGCCGGGGCCGCGCGACGAGCGGATCACCGACGATTCGTTCCTGCTGATGTTCAACGCGTCACCGGAGCCCCTGGAGTTCGTGGTGCCGGTCAACCACGGCCGTCAGTGGCAGGTCGTGGTCGACACGGCGCTGGAGGACGGGGTGCCGCCCGACACGGGCCAGAAGGTGCGGGCGGGCGACCGGATCACGCTGGCCGACCGGTGCCTGACGGTGCTCCAGCGTCCGGCGTGA
- a CDS encoding MFS transporter: MAQSTLDAYRKVVGMTGALLPVVSFLGRLPVAMIQFGSVLLVTETSGSLATGGVVACALALGQVSAGPFVGRLADRHGQRTVVLVCSLGNAVAIAAYTLGALADLPTPGLVALGVVAGATIPGIGPLARARVVPLVRAKGGDDRAVGTVLSLESTMDELSFVLGPALVGLASVAGHPAYAFGAAALLVAGCGTAFALHPTGRTAKAAAAGPPRARGPRLPLPLPREVYVVRVGLVFLGVLLGACGAGITALTQELGRPGQAGLVYAAMGVMSAVVGLSMAALPERFGLLARWRAATAAAVLLSLPLVWTDSLVGLYVVVTFFGAIYAPNLITGFALTERAVPPQRLAEGMTFAASAFVGGQAVTLAVAGRIAESHGAGAAFALGSAAAAVAFVIALIARHEPRGAPARMPHEAAAEPRDPAAVTPDAGAPSGTGRPA; this comes from the coding sequence ATGGCTCAGAGCACGCTGGACGCGTATCGCAAGGTGGTCGGGATGACCGGGGCGCTGCTCCCGGTGGTGTCGTTCCTCGGCAGGCTCCCCGTGGCCATGATCCAGTTCGGCAGCGTGCTCCTGGTGACCGAGACCAGCGGATCGCTGGCCACCGGCGGCGTCGTCGCCTGCGCGCTCGCCCTCGGCCAGGTCAGCGCGGGCCCGTTCGTCGGGCGCCTCGCGGACCGGCACGGGCAGCGCACCGTCGTCCTGGTCTGCTCGCTCGGCAACGCCGTGGCCATCGCGGCGTACACCCTGGGCGCCCTGGCGGACCTGCCGACGCCGGGGCTCGTGGCGCTCGGCGTCGTCGCGGGCGCGACGATCCCGGGGATCGGCCCGCTCGCCAGGGCCCGCGTCGTGCCGCTGGTCCGCGCCAAGGGCGGCGACGACAGGGCCGTGGGCACCGTGCTGTCCCTGGAGAGCACGATGGACGAGCTGTCCTTCGTGCTCGGCCCCGCCCTGGTGGGACTCGCGTCGGTGGCGGGACACCCGGCGTACGCCTTCGGGGCGGCCGCGCTTCTTGTCGCCGGCTGCGGGACGGCGTTCGCGCTGCACCCCACGGGGCGTACCGCCAAGGCGGCCGCGGCAGGACCGCCGCGCGCGCGTGGGCCGCGCCTGCCGCTGCCGCTGCCGCGCGAGGTGTACGTCGTGCGGGTCGGCCTCGTCTTCTTGGGGGTGCTGCTCGGCGCCTGCGGGGCGGGGATCACCGCCCTCACGCAGGAGTTGGGGCGGCCGGGCCAGGCCGGGCTCGTCTACGCCGCGATGGGGGTCATGAGCGCCGTCGTGGGGCTCTCGATGGCCGCGCTGCCCGAGCGCTTCGGGCTGCTCGCGCGCTGGCGCGCGGCGACGGCCGCCGCCGTGCTCCTCTCGCTGCCCCTGGTGTGGACGGACAGCCTGGTGGGCCTCTACGTAGTGGTCACTTTCTTCGGCGCGATCTACGCCCCGAACCTCATCACCGGATTCGCGCTCACCGAGCGTGCCGTGCCGCCGCAGCGGCTCGCCGAGGGCATGACGTTCGCGGCGAGCGCCTTCGTCGGCGGCCAGGCGGTCACCCTCGCGGTGGCGGGCAGGATCGCCGAATCCCACGGCGCGGGGGCGGCGTTCGCCCTCGGGAGCGCGGCCGCGGCCGTCGCCTTCGTCATCGCCCTGATCGCCCGCCACGAGCCCCGTGGGGCGCCCGCCAGGATGCCCCATGAAGCTGCTGCGGAGCCGCGCGACCCAGCAGCCGTCACGCCGGACGCTGGAGCACCGTCAGGCACCGGTCGGCCAGCGTGA
- the treY gene encoding malto-oligosyltrehalose synthase yields MTPERPRPAVPPAPTATYRLQLQPDFPFAAAEAAVPYLASLGVSHLHLSPVLDAVPGSTHGYDVTDHARVRDELGGESGLRALSRTARGAGLGLIVDIVPNHMAAVPRHNHALWEVLREGPESPYARWFDIDWDAQRGRVLLPFLGGRIGDELPRLRVDGQILRYHEHAFPIREGTEELPLPELLAAQWYRLAWWRLARTELNYRRFFTISDLIGVRVEDPEVFDATHATVLRLLREGVVDGLRIDHPDGLADPGAYLQRLHEATEGRWTVVEKILADGEQLPAAWPVAGTTGYDALRHVDGVFTDPAGAGELLGQYRRFAAPPADRGGDWAPTVRRAAYKVVTYELAAEVDRLTRVAAAICAADPALGDHAPWALRTALRELLVRLPVYRPYARGGAAPETVLTSRAADEARTAFGVPEEAAAVDVVRDLALGRAGTAEGPSTASGAPGALVAEFAARFAQTASALRAKAVEDTAFYRHAPLLSAAEVGGAPERPAVSVESFHAYCARVQRDWPYSGTVLSTHDTKRSADVRAGIAVLTQCPRRWADLLVELTEQTTRVGGACAPDPQLAWAAWQTAVGFGFPYDMRLQNALLKHVREAGLHTSWTEPDEAYEKAVTAFADAGPCGPPLYAVASFARELVPHVRAIVLGAALVHLTMPGVPDLYQGTEGEYRALVDPDNRGPARFQPHVLERLDAQRERWDLSEEKLALTAAALRLRVRRPELFGGAATYEPLTAEGPGAAHCVAYARSGEVVVAVTRLSLRLAEAGGWRETELALPVGRWVDVLAPEREFDGHTRVATLFAESPVVLLTRVDVDEE; encoded by the coding sequence ATGACGCCTGAGCGCCCACGGCCCGCGGTGCCGCCCGCACCCACCGCCACGTATCGGCTCCAGTTGCAGCCCGACTTCCCCTTCGCCGCCGCCGAGGCGGCCGTCCCCTACCTGGCCTCGCTCGGGGTCTCGCACCTGCACCTGTCGCCGGTGCTCGACGCGGTCCCGGGGTCCACGCACGGCTACGACGTGACCGACCACGCGCGCGTACGGGACGAACTCGGCGGCGAGTCGGGCCTTCGGGCCCTCTCGCGCACCGCGCGGGGCGCCGGGCTCGGGCTGATCGTGGACATCGTGCCGAACCACATGGCCGCCGTGCCGCGCCACAACCACGCGCTGTGGGAGGTGCTGCGCGAGGGCCCGGAATCGCCCTACGCGCGCTGGTTCGACATCGACTGGGACGCGCAGCGAGGACGCGTCCTGCTGCCGTTTCTCGGCGGCAGGATCGGCGACGAGCTCCCCCGGCTGCGGGTCGACGGGCAGATCCTGCGCTACCACGAGCACGCGTTCCCGATCCGCGAGGGCACCGAAGAGCTGCCGCTGCCGGAGCTCCTGGCGGCGCAGTGGTACCGCCTCGCCTGGTGGCGCCTTGCCCGCACGGAGCTCAACTACCGGCGCTTCTTCACCATTTCGGACCTCATAGGAGTGCGCGTCGAGGACCCCGAGGTGTTCGACGCGACCCATGCGACGGTGCTGCGGCTGCTGCGCGAAGGGGTCGTCGACGGGCTGCGGATCGACCATCCCGACGGGCTCGCGGACCCCGGGGCGTACCTCCAGAGGCTGCACGAGGCCACCGAGGGGCGCTGGACGGTCGTCGAGAAGATCCTCGCGGACGGCGAACAGCTGCCCGCCGCCTGGCCGGTGGCGGGCACCACCGGATACGACGCGCTGCGCCACGTCGACGGCGTCTTCACCGATCCGGCGGGCGCCGGTGAACTCCTCGGCCAGTACCGGCGCTTCGCCGCGCCGCCCGCCGACCGGGGCGGCGACTGGGCGCCGACGGTGCGCCGCGCCGCGTACAAGGTCGTCACGTACGAACTGGCGGCGGAAGTGGACCGCCTCACGCGCGTGGCCGCCGCGATCTGCGCCGCGGATCCCGCCCTGGGCGACCACGCGCCGTGGGCGCTGCGCACCGCCCTCAGGGAGCTGCTCGTGCGGCTGCCCGTCTACCGGCCGTACGCCCGTGGGGGCGCGGCCCCCGAGACGGTCCTCACCTCCCGGGCCGCCGATGAGGCCAGGACGGCCTTCGGCGTGCCCGAGGAGGCCGCGGCGGTCGACGTCGTGAGGGACTTGGCGCTGGGGCGCGCGGGGACGGCGGAGGGGCCTTCTACGGCCTCGGGGGCCCCGGGGGCCTTGGTGGCCGAGTTCGCCGCGCGGTTCGCGCAGACGGCGTCCGCGCTGCGCGCCAAGGCGGTCGAGGACACCGCGTTCTACCGCCACGCGCCGCTGCTCTCGGCCGCGGAGGTGGGCGGCGCGCCGGAGCGGCCCGCGGTCTCCGTGGAGTCCTTCCACGCGTACTGCGCGCGCGTGCAGCGCGACTGGCCCTACTCGGGCACGGTGCTCTCGACGCACGACACCAAGCGCAGCGCGGACGTGCGCGCGGGCATCGCCGTCCTCACGCAGTGCCCACGGCGGTGGGCGGACCTCCTCGTCGAGCTGACCGAGCAGACCACGCGCGTGGGCGGGGCGTGCGCGCCCGATCCCCAACTGGCCTGGGCGGCCTGGCAGACCGCGGTCGGCTTCGGCTTCCCGTACGACATGCGGCTGCAGAACGCGCTCCTCAAGCACGTGCGCGAGGCGGGTCTGCACACCAGCTGGACGGAGCCCGACGAGGCGTACGAGAAGGCGGTGACCGCGTTCGCCGACGCGGGTCCTTGCGGGCCCCCGCTGTACGCCGTCGCGTCCTTCGCGCGTGAACTGGTCCCCCATGTGCGGGCGATCGTCCTCGGCGCCGCGCTGGTGCATCTGACGATGCCCGGGGTGCCCGACCTCTACCAGGGCACCGAGGGCGAGTACCGCGCCCTGGTCGACCCGGACAACCGCGGGCCCGCGCGGTTCCAGCCGCACGTCCTCGAACGGCTCGACGCCCAGCGGGAGCGCTGGGACCTCTCGGAGGAGAAGCTCGCGCTCACCGCGGCGGCGCTGCGCCTGCGCGTGCGGCGGCCCGAGCTGTTCGGGGGCGCCGCGACGTACGAGCCGCTGACCGCCGAGGGGCCTGGCGCGGCGCACTGTGTGGCGTACGCACGCTCCGGAGAGGTCGTGGTGGCCGTGACGCGGCTTTCGCTGCGGCTGGCGGAGGCCGGGGGCTGGCGGGAGACGGAGCTGGCGCTACCGGTGGGCCGGTGGGTCGATGTGCTCGCTCCGGAGCGGGAGTTCGACGGGCACACGCGCGTGGCGACGCTCTTCGCCGAATCCCCTGTCGTGCTCCTCACGCGTGTCGACGTCGACGAGGAGTAG